CTTTTAAAAATTTTCTTTTTGAACGAACAACATAAAAAATTAATAAAAACAGAATTGACGGAACAATAAGCACAACAGGATTTTTTAATAAATTAGAGATAGCTTCCATTCGTTCTTTATAATCTTTCTCAGACTTTTCATTTACCGCCTCTAGTCTGTTTTGTTTCTCTTCTTCAGTCAACTCATCATAATTTTTACTAAAATCATCTTTTGGTTTTGAATATTTATTAGCCTCTAATCTCTTATTCTTTTCAATTTCATCTAGATTAGGTACATAATCACCTTTATTAATCATATTCTGGAATAATTTAACTTCTGAATTTTCAGGATCTTTATCATTTGCTAAATATAGTGTTTTATAATTACCAGAAGTAGCTTTAAATATCCAAGTCAAATCTAAAGTATTATCTTTCTTCAAAATTCCTACAAAATAATCTCCTTTTGCTGGAGTTAATCTACTATAGCTATATTCTTTAAACTTAGGAACTTCTATTTCATTAAGATTTTCGCCTAGGAAAATAGTGGTAACTTTTATTTTAAATTTCCCATTAGAATCATCAGTTATATTTCCTATAAAAAAACTTCTATAATCCATATCATAAATTCTATTAGCCCTATCAAAATTATCATCTGCATATGAAACTTTTGAAATAAAGCTAAAACTTATGATTGAAATCAAAAACAAAACTAAAAATTTTTCTATGATATATTTTATATTTAAAAAAGTATTTTTCATAAAATCACCTCTAGATATATTTTACCATAAACTAAAAATAAAAAATAGAGAAGAAATAAATTCCTCTCTATTTTTTATTTTTACTATGCATTTTCTTTGTTTAATAATTTCATTAAAAAATAAACAACAGCTCCAATAACCAATCCACCAAGTCCAATTACTATTTTTTGCATATCTGAATTATATAATAACCAGAAACTTACAACTACTGCTAAAATTGGAATTACTGGTCCAAATGGAACTCTAAATGATGGTTTTAAATCTGGACGTTTCTTCCTTAAAACAATTACGGATAAACAAGTTGGTACATATTGTACAAATCTTGATACAACGCTTATAGCAGCTAATATTGCAAATGAACCTATTAATGATCCATATAAGCCTAAAGCTAAAGTTATAACGCCTGTAATAATTATTGCAATATATGGAACATCCTTTGAGCTCTTTTTAGCAATGACTCTAGGAATTAAACCATCATCAGCAAGAGCTGAACCACTTCTTGGTGTCATTATAGATGCAGCTAAATTAATACCACCTATTGATACTAATGTACCAGCACCAACTAAGTATTTTCCAGCATTACCAATAATTCTTTGGAAAGCTTCTTGAATAGGAGCTTTTGCAGTAACTAAATCTGTTCCTAAAATTCCTATTGCTATTCCAATAATTAACACATAAAAAATCGAACAAATAAAGATAACCAATAAAATAGCTTTTGGTACATCTTTTTCTGGATTGTCCATGTCTTCAGCGGCAACAGCTATACTTTCAAACCCAGTAAATGCGTAGAATATTGTTAATGCAGCAGCACCAATAGCAGCGCCAGCTGACATAGTTTGTCCACTAGCAGTTTTTCCAGGAACAAAGAACGGAGTAAAGTTTGATCCATTTATAAAGAACAAACCTACTGCAATAAAAATAATAAGTGGTAATAACTTTCCAGTTGTTACAATATTATTTAAAATCTTTGAAGTCTTAATACCTGATAAATTCACTAAAGTAAGTAAAACAACAATAATAGTAACTATAATAGCTTTTGCAATATTCTCATTAGCAAATGTTCCCTTAGGTAATAATCCCATTAAAGCTTCAGCAAAACCAACAGTCATTGTAGCCCAAGCAATAATAGCTATAGCCCATTTCATAAAACCTACTTCAAAACCAACAAACTCACCAAAGGCCTCCTTAGCATATACATAAGGACCTCCATTCTTTTTAAACATTCCACCAACTTCGGCAAAACATACTGCAATACTAATAACTAATAATGCATCAAATAATGTTACTAAAACAGCAGCTGGTCCAACTTGTGCCATAACCTTATTAGGTAACAAGAAAATACCAGAACCTATAATACCATTAAATCCTAAAAGAATAATACTAAATAAGCCCATCTTATTTTTATTAGTCATAAAAATATACACCTCCTACTTCTTGTATTCTATGACTTTTTTGACAAATGAATTAAAAATCTCTTGAGATTTTTTGCAATTTAAAGATAGCATTTCTGGATGCCATTGAAGCCCAATTACAAAACAATCTTCTGTTATTTTTTCAATAGATTCAACAACTCCATCAGAACTTTTTGCAACAATCTTAAATCCAGGCGCAACATCTTTTACTATTTGATGATGAAAACTATTTACTTTATATTCTTCACCTAAAATATTTCTCAAAAATGTTCCATCTTTTAATTCTACCAAATGAGTAGCCTGACTTGGATTATCACCTTGATTATGTTTAAGTTTAACAAAATCTGCATAAGATAAATCTTGATATAAAGTTCCTCCATTAACAACGTTAATTATTTGATAACCTCTACAAATACCAAAAATAGGTTTCTTTAACTTAATGGCAGTTTTGTATATTTCCATATCAAAAGCATCTCTTTCAGGAAAAACTTCTCCAATTTTTAGTAATGGTTCTTCTCCATAATTATGTGGATCTACATCATGTCCACCTGATAAAATAATTCCATCAACTTGTTCAACCATTTCTCTAGTACTTTCCAAATCTTCATTAAATGGTATAATAAAAGGAATACCACCTGCTCTTAATATAGCTTCTACATAATCTTGATTTACATAAGATCTTCTATATCCTGAAAAAGTATTACCCTTATTAATCAAAATACTACCTGAAATTCCAATAATCGGTTTCATAAAATCGCCTCCTTAAATAGTGTCTTAACAATTATATCACTAAAGCTACTAAAATACAATATAAAATGGCATTTATTAATAAAAAAATCTAAATAATATCAATGTATTAATTCTGCTTCTAAGATAATGTTAATCAATTTCCTTATACCCAATTTTTGCAAAAAAAAAGAGTCAAATATAATTTATTTGATTCTTTAGTTAAAAATTAGCAATCACAAAACTGTAATCACTTTGTTTGGCGTGCCATAGAGGATTCGAACCCCTGGCCTTTTGGTCCGTAGCCAAACGCTCTATCCAGCTGAGCTAATGGCACATAATAGAAAACTCAGAATAAATTCTGAGTTCTTGGAGCGGAAGACGAGATTCGAACTCGCGACCCTCGCCTTGGCAAGGCGATGCTCTACCACTGAGCCACTCCCGCAAATATGGAGCTGGTGGGAGGACTTGAACCCCTAACCTACTGATTACAAGTCAGTTGCTCTACCAATTGAGCTACACCAGCATACTAGTGGCGACCTGGATGGGACTCGAACCCACGACCTCTAGCGTGACAGGCTAGCATTCTAACCAACTGAACTACCAGGCCGTATTTGGTGGGCACAATAGGGCTCGAACCTATGACCCCCTGCTTGTAAGGCAGATGCTCTCCCAACTGAGCTATGCGCCCAAATATAACCTTAATATAAAAATGGTAGCGGAGAAGGGATTTGAACCCCTGACACTGCGGGTATGAACCGCATGCTCTAGCCAACTGAGCTACTCCGCCACATAAAAATTAAATGGTGACCCCACCGGGATTCGAACCCGGGTTACCGCCGTGAAAGGGCGATGTCTTAACCGCTTGACCATGGGGCCTAAAACTGGTGCCGAGGACCGGAATCGAACCGGTACGATGAGTTAACATCGCAGGATTTTAAGTCCTGTGCGTCTGCCAGTTCCGCCACCCCGGCATAATTGGCTCCCAGGGTGGGGCTCGAACCCACAACCTACCGGTTAACAGCCGGGTGCTCCACCATTGAGCTACCTAGGAGTTTGGCTGTTTTCTATTCTTCCAATACGAGATGTATCAGTACCTTCGACGTTTAGGAGCTTAACTTCTGTGTTCGGTATGGGAACAGGTGTATCCTCTTAGCCATCACAGCCATACTTGTTTATTTACTTTTCTTTGCCGTTAAGCTCTGAGCTTTCACTGTCGAAACTTGCTATTTGCTTCACAAATGGAGTTTCTTAGTATCTGACCTACGACGCAATCACAGATTGCTGTTAGGTCATTAACTTCTGTGTTCGGTATGGGAACAGGTGTATCCTCCTAGCCATCACAGCCATACTTGTTTATTTACTTTTCTTTGCCGTTAAGCTCTGAGCTTTCACAACAATAAACAAAATTAATTATTTATATAAACAAAAAACCATTCTTTCGAGTGGTTTGTTTGGCTGTTTTCTATTCTCCCAGTACGAGATGTACTAGTACCTTCGACGTTTAGGAACTTAACTTCTGTGTTCGAGATGGGAACAGGTGTATCCTCCTAGCCATCACAGCCATACTTGTTTACTTTTGTACTTTTTCTTTTCTTTTCATATATTTCTGTTTAAAACCCCTACAACTAAAGAGTATATATTTCTGGTCAAGCTTTCGATTTATTAGTATCAGTTAGCTTTGATGTTGCCACCTTTACACCTCTGACCTATCTACGACATTTTCTGTATCGAATCTCTCTTGCATTGCTGCAACAGGAAATCTCATCTTGAGGGGGGCTTCGTGCTTAGATGCCTTCAGCACTTATCCCTTCCAGACTTAGCTATTCAGCATTACCATTGGCATGATAACTGATACACCAGCGGTCTGTCCATCCCGGTCCTCTCGTACTAAGGACAGCTCCTCTCAAATTTCCTTCGCCCACGATGGATAGGGACCGAACTGTCTCACGACGTTCTGAACCCAGCTCGCGTGCCTCTTTAATGGGCGAACAGCCCAACCCTTGGGACCTACTCCAGCCCCAGGATGAGACGAGCCGACATCGAGGTGCCAAACCTCCCCGTCGATGTGAACTCTTGGGGGAGATAAGCCTGTTATCCCCGGGGTAGCTTTTATCCGTTGAGCGATGGCCCTTCCACTCGGTACCACCGGATCACTAAGTCCTAGTTTCCTATCTGCTCCACTTGTTGGTGTCGCAGTTAAGCTCCCTTTTGCCT
Above is a genomic segment from Parvimonas micra containing:
- a CDS encoding APC family permease encodes the protein MTNKNKMGLFSIILLGFNGIIGSGIFLLPNKVMAQVGPAAVLVTLFDALLVISIAVCFAEVGGMFKKNGGPYVYAKEAFGEFVGFEVGFMKWAIAIIAWATMTVGFAEALMGLLPKGTFANENIAKAIIVTIIVVLLTLVNLSGIKTSKILNNIVTTGKLLPLIIFIAVGLFFINGSNFTPFFVPGKTASGQTMSAGAAIGAAALTIFYAFTGFESIAVAAEDMDNPEKDVPKAILLVIFICSIFYVLIIGIAIGILGTDLVTAKAPIQEAFQRIIGNAGKYLVGAGTLVSIGGINLAASIMTPRSGSALADDGLIPRVIAKKSSKDVPYIAIIITGVITLALGLYGSLIGSFAILAAISVVSRFVQYVPTCLSVIVLRKKRPDLKPSFRVPFGPVIPILAVVVSFWLLYNSDMQKIVIGLGGLVIGAVVYFLMKLLNKENA
- a CDS encoding gamma-glutamyl-gamma-aminobutyrate hydrolase family protein; its protein translation is MKPIIGISGSILINKGNTFSGYRRSYVNQDYVEAILRAGGIPFIIPFNEDLESTREMVEQVDGIILSGGHDVDPHNYGEEPLLKIGEVFPERDAFDMEIYKTAIKLKKPIFGICRGYQIINVVNGGTLYQDLSYADFVKLKHNQGDNPSQATHLVELKDGTFLRNILGEEYKVNSFHHQIVKDVAPGFKIVAKSSDGVVESIEKITEDCFVIGLQWHPEMLSLNCKKSQEIFNSFVKKVIEYKK